Proteins encoded within one genomic window of Brassica rapa cultivar Chiifu-401-42 chromosome A09, CAAS_Brap_v3.01, whole genome shotgun sequence:
- the LOC103846895 gene encoding RNA-binding protein BRN1, whose protein sequence is MAEENREKQNEEESVKVFVGQIPRHMSESQLLALFQEFAVVDEVNIIKDKITRASRGCCFVQCPSREEADKLVNSCHNKKTLPGAASLLQVKYADGELERLEHKLFVGMLPKNVSEAELLSLFSKYGAVKDLQILRGAQQTSKGCAFLKYETKEQALSAMDAINGKHKMEGSTVPLVVKWADTERERHTRKLQKAQSDMARLSNADPTNPSLFGALPMSYTPPYNGYGYHQAPGTYGYMLPPIQNQGNHNALQRASPDSLPPRLARRNFPYMSSGYPPVRGLPYPMSYPRGLMSPRLLSNSPGSISPGVAHSSGSATPLSSIVQTEGPEGANLFIYNIPREFGDQELSAAFQPFGIVLSAKVFVDKATGASKCFGFVSYDSQAAAQKAINMMNGCHLGGKKLKVQLKRDNNNNNNGQHNS, encoded by the exons ATGGCGGAGGAGAATAGGGAGAAGCAGAATGAAGAAGAGAGCGTTAAGGTTTTCGTCGGACAAATACCGAGACATATGTCGGAATCTCAGCTCCTTGCATTGTTTCAAGAGTTCGCTGTCGTAGACGAGGTCAACATCATCAAGGACAAGATCACACGCGCCTCTCGAG GATGCTGTTTTGTGCAATGTCCGTCGCGAGAGGAAGCAGATAAGCTGGTCAATTCTTGCCATAACAAGAAGACATTACCtggt GCAGCTAGTCTATTGCAAGTAAAGTATGCAGATGGCGAATTGGAAAGGCTAGAGCACAAGCTTTTTGTTGGTATGCTTCCAAAGAACGTCTCTGAAGCTGAACTTCTATCTTTATTCTCCAAGTACGGAGCCGTAAAGGATCTACAGATTCTTAGAGGCGCTCAGCAAACAAGCAAAG GCTGTGCTTTTCTTAAGTATGAGACAAAAGAACAAGCTCTTTCCGCCATGGATGCCATCAATGGAAAACACAAAATGGAG GGTTCAACCGTTCCTTTAGTTGTGAAATGGGCAGACACAGAAAGGGAGAGACACACAAGAAAACTCCAAAAGGCTCAATCCGACATGGCTAGATTATCCAACGCTGATCCAACAAACCCTTCATTGTTTGGAGCATTACCAATGAGCTATACTCCACCATATAACGGTTATGGTTATCAT CAAGCTCCTGGAACTTATGGTTACATGCTACCACCAATTCAGAACCAAGGTAATCACAACGCGTTGCAAAGAGCCTCACCTGACTCTTTACCACCTCGCTTGGCCCGGAGAAACTTTCCTTACATGAGCTCTGGTTATCCCCCTGTACGAGGTCTTCCTTATCCAATGTCTTATCCTAGAGGGCTCATGAGTCCTCGCCTTCTAAGTAACTCTCCTGGTTCCATATCACCTGGCGTTGCACACAGCAGCGGGTCAGCAACACCTTTGAGTTCCATTGTTCAAACCGAAG GTCCGGAAGGTGCGAATCTGTTTATCTATAACATACCTCGTGAGTTTGGGGATCAAGAACTCTCCGCTGCGTTTCAGCCTTTTGGTATTGTTCTGAGCGCTAAGGTTTTTGTAGACAAAGCCACTGGCGCAAGCAAGTGTTTTG GTTTTGTTAGTTATGACTCACAAGCAGCAGCTCAGAAAGCTATTAACATGATGAATGGTTGCCATTTAGGTGGTAAGAAACTGAAAGTCCAGCTTAAgagagacaacaacaacaacaacaatggcCAACATAATAGTTAA
- the LOC103846905 gene encoding rho GTPase-activating protein 2 gives MTGLVMVTKSTVGCGGGKGGGKTKSTVEEEEEQNQQQLSLVEFLLTALRKSVISCRVDNNQQDDVVGGGGGISSAVHHMEIGWPTNVRHITHVTFDRFRGFLGLPHELQVEIPCRVPSASVSVFGVSAESMQCSYDNKGNSVPTILLLMQQRLYSQQGLKAEGIFRINPENSQEEHVRDQLNRGVVPENIDVHCLAALIKAWFRELPCGVLDGLSPEEVLNCNTEEESVELIKQLKPTESALLSWAVDLMADVVEEEEFNKMNARNIAMVFAPNMTQMTDPLTALMHAVQVMNLLKTLITRTLGEREEASSGSEGYSPSHSSDSQTDSESDNAQDMEVSCESQGTDSESGGEEEQQEQQDENDTGSLSSIEDCFLSQLNDNARVSDTSMSEDLSPKGSPVVSLTDNKNNTLGSSTSDQDESMTV, from the exons ATGACGGGGCTTGTGATGGTGACTAAATCCACCGTTGGCTGCGGCGGAGGAAAAGGAGGAGGGAAGACCAAATCCAccgtggaggaggaggaagagcagAACCAGCAACAACTCTCTCTTGTTGAGTTTCTACTAACAGCTCTCCGTAAATCCGTAATATCCTGCCGTGTCGACAATAACCAGCAAGACGAcgtcgtaggaggaggaggagggatcTCCTCAGCCGTTCATCACATGGAGATCGGATGGCCAACAAACGTCCGACACATCACTCACGTGACGTTCGATAGATTCCGTGGCTTCCTCGGTCTCCCGCACGAGCTTCAAGTCGAGATCCCATGTCGTGTCCCTAGTGCAAG TGTGAGTGTGTTTGGTGTCTCTGCGGAATCAATGCAATGTTCTTATGACAACAAAGGAAACAGTGTCCCAACTATTCTATTACTAATGCAGCAAAGACTCTACTCTCAACAAGGTCTCAAG GCTGAAGGGATCTTTAGGATAAACCCTGAGAACAGCCAAGAGGAGCATGTGAGAGACCAACTCAACAGAGGTGTTGTTCCTGAGAACATTGATGTGCACTGCTTGGCTGCTCTTATCAAAGCCTGGTTTAGAGAGTTGCCTTGTGGGGTCCTTGATGGTCTTTCTCCTGAGGAGGTTCTTAACTGTAATACCGAGGAGGAATCTGTTGAGCTTATAAAGCAGCTGAAGCCTACTGAGTCTGCTTTGCTGAGTTGGGCTGTTGATCTTATGGCTGATGTTGTTGAGGAAGAAGAGTTTAATAAGATGAATGCGAGGAATATCGCCATGGTTTTTGCTCCTAATATGACTCAG ATGACAGATCCATTAACGGCTCTTATGCATGCTGTTCAAGTTATGAACTTGCTTAAGACCCTCATCACCAGAACACTAGGCGAACGTGAAGAAGCCTCAAGCGGATCAGAAGGATATTCACCATCCCATTCATCAGATTCCCAAACTGATTCTGAGTCTGACAATGCACAAGACATGGAAGTTAGCTGTGAATCACAAGGAACAGATTCAGAAtctggaggagaagaagaacaacaagaacaacaaGATGAAAACGATACTGGATCATTAAGCTCGATAGAGGACTGCTTCTTGAGTCAGCTCAACGACAATGCTAGAGTTTCAGACACCAGTATGTCTGAAGACTTGAGCCCAAAAGGCTCTCCGGTGGTATCACTCACAGACAACAAAAACAACACTTTAGGCTCAAGCACAAGCGACCAAGATGAATCTATGACCGTCTAA
- the LOC103846915 gene encoding nodulin homeobox: MSGLLEPSQVVAAVKGLHWRTSLEIHKLLKDNEDFSITYNDGEEEGAEPEKIDVEKLVGMLPLHLLSVFISTHEEEGKLRYLLSGIRLLNTFCDLTSRHPRLDQVLLDDVVLTTQMLDLVIFTMVALGGNRKESWKSDYDSLIEATMVASTLHLMHGFISPNSQDLVIVLLAHPKVDVFIDAAFGAVHNVVRSLRAKLLHRQTDQTKKLGANSVGAVNAHCQQAEAALQFLHSLCQHKLFRDRVAKNQELCGKGGVLMLAQSILSLYITPEWVGAAVIIASISRINAKALSLLHHLFEAESVSFLDEVERSGSLHLAQTVASKVLELMRLGLSRASKASPPPNEYPMGFVLLNAMRLADVFSDDSHFRRFFTKHFTMVLSAVFCLPHGDFLSMLCSSDLSSREDDATLDYDLFTSSGWVLSAFSSPGELAVPQFKLNFQNNLTMSSYAHQRTSLIVKIMANLHCFVPEVCTEDDRNRFIQTFVSGLRKDPSSILVNLLPSSTYTPEAQRGTSVCKNISSLLHHAEFLIPNALNVEDLMILRVFCQQLEPLIRSEFEESQAEVKDNQGAGGSSSGKQLGKEPLNLNNDEASEDSDVRAEGATTKQGVNNEEMEIAERSKESDNLETSGSETSSNRGGKGLVDQAEDGYLARTFTKRLKVSASSGEAKEDERAEASLLLEKQRTKRKRSIMSDDQMAMMEKALVDEPDMQRNSAWIRTWADKLSLQGPEVTSAQLKNWLNNRKAKLARASKHGPARDNNSSGDLPESPGDENTWQQQQQQKPTTPFADKASASSSEGLKRGQQVMLVDERGVEVGKGTVLKTDGEWYGLSLETRQVCVVDVIELSGLYDYSKMSIPYGSDDVGRTFGEANSRFGVMRVAWDVSKLQ; this comes from the exons ATGAGTGGGTTGCTGGAGCCTAGTCAAGTGGTGGCAGCTGTGAAGGGCTTGCATTGGCGAACCTCTCTCGAGATTCACAAGCTTCTTAAGGATAACGAAGACTTCTCTATTACTTACaacgatggagaagaagaaggtgcAGAGCCAGAAAAG ATAGATGTAGAGAAACTGGTGGGGATGTTGCCTCTTCACCTCTTGTCAGTGTTTATATCTACTCATGAGGAAGAAGGGAAGCTTAGGTATTTGTTGTCTGGGATCAGACTGCTGAATACGTTTTGTGACTTAACGTCTCGTCATCCTAGATTGGACCAG gtgttgcttgatGATGTGGTATTAACAACTCAGATGCTTGATCTTGTGATCTTTACCATGGTTGCTCTCGGCGGTAATAGAAAG GAAAGTTGGAAATCAGATTATGACTCATTGATAGAAGCCACAATGGTGGCTTCTACTCTTCACCTGATGCATGGGTTCATCTCTCCTAACTCCCAAGATCTTGTTATAGTCTTGCTTGCCCACCCTAAG GTTGATGTGTTTATAGACGCTGCTTTTGGAGCGGTTCACAATGTTGTCAGATCTTTAAGAGCGAAGTTGCTGCATCGGCAAACTGACCAAACGAAGAAGCTAGGTGCTAATTCTGTAGGGGCCGTTAACGCACACTGCCAACAAGCTGAAGCTGCTTTGCAGTTCCTTCACTCTCTATGCCAACACAAACTGTTTAGAGACCGTGTCGCTAAAAACCAG GAGCTATGTGGAAAAGGTGGTGTTCTTATGCTAGCTCAGTCCATACTATCACTATATATAACTCCTGAATGGGTTGGAGCAGCCGTAATAATAGCTTCCATATCTAGAATAAATGCAAAAGCCCTGTCACTT TTGCACCATTTGTTTGAGGCGGAAAGTGTCTCATTCCTTGACGAGGTTGAACGTTCAGGAAGCTTGCATTTAGCCCAAACTGTTGCCTCAAAG GTTCTTGAATTAATGAGGCTTGGCCTTTCTAGAGCTTCCAAGGCCAGTCCTCCTCCTAATGAGTATCCAATGGGTTTTGTGCTACTTAACGCTATGCGCTTAGCTGACGTGTTCTCGGATGACTCACATTTTCGACGTTTTTTCACCAAACATTTT ACAATGGTTCTCAGCGCAGTGTTTTGTCTCCCTCATGGAGATTTCTTGTCAATGCTGTGCTCTTCTGATCTCTCTTCAAGGGAAGATGACGCAACGCTTGATTACGATCTGTTTACATCATCTGGATGGGTTCTAAGTGCATTCTCATCTCCTGGTGAATTGGCCGTTCCTCAGTTCAAGCTTAATTTTCAGAATAACCTCACCATGTCTTCATACGCTCATCAAAGAACGTCCTTGATTGTTAAAATCATGGCTAATCTTCACTGCTTCGTTCCTGAAGTCTGCACAG AAGATGACAGGAACCGTTTCATTCAAACGTTTGTGAGTGGATTGCGAAAGGATCCTTCAAGCATATTGGTTAATCTATTACCAAGCTCTACATATACTCCGGAGGCTCAGAGAGGCACTAGTGTTTGCAAAAACATAA GTTCTCTGTTGCATCATGCAGAGTTCTTAATCCCTAATGCACTCAATGTCGAAGATCTAATGATTTTGAG GGTGTTCTGTCAACAGTTGGAGCCGCTAATCCGTTCTGAGTTTGAGGAAAGTCAGGCTGAGGTGAAG GACAATCAAGGTGCGGGAGGTAGTTCATCTGGCAAGCAGCTGGGAAAAGAGCCTCTGAATCTCAACAACGACGAAGCTTCAGAGGATTCTGATGTCCGAGCGGAAGGTGCCACGACAAAGCAAGGTGTGAACAACGAGGAGATGGAAATAGCTGAACGGTCGAAAGAGAGCGACAATCTTGAAACTAGCGGTTCAGAAACAAGCTCTAACAGAGGAGGGAAAGGTCTGGTTGATCAGGCTGAAGATGGATACTTGGCTCGCACTTTTACCAAGCGGCTTAAGGTGAGTGCTTCCTCTGGAGAGGCGAAGGAGGATGAGAGAGCTGAAGCTTCTCTTTTATTGGAGAAACAGAGGACCAAAAGGAAGCGTAGCATAATGAGTGATGATCAGATGGCGATGATGGAGAAGGCTCTTGTTGATGAGCCTGATATGCAGCGGAACTCGGCTTGGATACGGACTTGGGCTGATAAACTCAGCTTGCAGGGTCCTGAGGTCACATCTGCCCAGCTGAAGAACTG gcTGAATAACAGAAAAGCAAAACTAGCTCGAGCAAGCAAGCACGGGCCAGCACGTGATAACAATAGCTCAGGGGATTTACCAGAGAGTCCCGGAGATGAAAACACttggcagcagcagcagcagcagaaaCCAACAACACCATTTGCAGATAAAGCTTCTGCATCATCGTCAGAAGGGCTGAAGCGTGGGCAGCAAGTGATGCTTGTGGACGAGAGAGGAGTCGAGGTCGGTAAAGGAACGGTTTTGAAAACAGACGGTGAGTGGTACGGTTTAAGCCTGGAGACGAGACAGGTGTGCGTGGTTGATGTGATAGAGCTTAGTGGGTTATATGATTATAGCAAGATGAGCATCCCTTATGGGTCTGATGATGTTGGGAGGACTTTTGGAGAAGCGAATTCTAGGTTTGGTGTTATGAGAGTGGCTTGGGATGTGAGCAAGCTTCAGTAA
- the LOC103846925 gene encoding probable 2-oxoglutarate-dependent dioxygenase AOP1, with translation MDSDSLLPLSESLQLPVIDFSDQNLTPGTSKWDKVKADVRKALEDYGCFQAYVDKVSNIELDKSVYEAMEKLFDLPVQTKQRNVSSKPFHGYLSHNLYQSLGIEDANVAEKVNDFIQLLWPDHGNKSISEMMHKFSTQLVELDVMVRKMIMESFGVEKYLDEHLNSTNYLFRMMKYTAPPDDDVEETKLGLRSHTDKNIITILHQYEVDGLEIMTKDGKWIKVKPSQNSFIIMVGDSLCALLNGRLYSPYHRVMMVAKKTRYSTAMFSVPKSGVVIDSPEEVVDEEHPRMFKPFEYMDFLNFFHSEAGRRVESTLHAFCAL, from the exons ATGGATTcagactctcttcttcctctttctgAATCTCTCCAGCTCCCAGTCATAGATTTCTCCGACCAGAACTTAACACCAGGAACCTCAAAGTGGGATAAAGTGAAGGCTGATGTCCGTAAAGCGTTAGAAGACTACGGCTGTTTCCAAGCATACGTTGACAAAGTGTCAAACATAGAGCTTGACAAGTCTGTTTATGAAGCCATGGAAAAGCTTTTTGATTTGCCGGTTCAGACCAAACAGAGAAACGTGTCTTCCAAACCCTTTCATGGGTATCTAAGTCACAATCTTTACCAGAGTTTAGGAATTGAAGATGCTAATGTTGCAGAGAAAGTCAACGACTTCATTCAACTGCTATGGCCTGATCATGGAAACAAGAGTATTAG TGAGATGATGCACAAGTTCTCGACGCAACTAGTGGAACTGGATGTAATGGTGAGAAAAATGATAATGGAGAGTTTTGGAGTAGAGAAGTACCTTGACGAGCATCTAAATTCTACAAACTATCTCTTTCGAATGATGAAGTACACAGCACCTCCTGATGACGATGTAGAAGAGACAAAGCTAGGTTTACGTTCTCATACGGACAAGAACATCATCACCATACTTCATCAGTATGAAGTTGATGGCTTGGAAATTATGACCAAAGATGGAAAATGGATCAAAGTGAAACCATCTCAAAATTCTTTCATCATTATGGTTGGAGATTCTCTATGT GCACTTTTGAATGGTAGATTGTATTCTCCATACCACCGAGTCATGATGGTGGCAAAGAAGACAAGGTATTCGACTGCAATGTTCTCTGTTCCAAAATCAGGAGTTGTCATAGATTCACCTGAAGAGGTTGTTGACGAAGAACATCCTCGTATGTTCAAACCCTTTGAATATATGGATTTCCTTAACTTCTTTCACTCGGAAGCAGGTCGCAGAGTTGAATCTACTCTCCATGCTTTTTGTGCTCTCTGA
- the LOC103846937 gene encoding probable 2-oxoglutarate-dependent dioxygenase AOP1 translates to MDSDSLLPLSESLELPVIDFSDQNLTPGTSKWDEVKADVRKALEDYGCFQAFVGKVSNIELTKSVFEAMEELFDLPVQTKQRNVSSKPFHGYLSHNLYQSLGIEEANDAEKVNYFTQQLWPDHGNKSISETMHKFAERLVELDLMARRMTMESFGIEKYLDEHLNSTYYVLRMMKYTAPPDDDVEETKLGLLSHTDKSITTILHQYEVDGLEIKTKDNKWIKVKPSQHCFIIMVGDFLCALLNGRLYSPNHRVLMTAKKTRYSTAMFFVPKQGVVIDAPEELVDQEHPRMFKPFEYNEFINFFHSEAGRKAESALHAFCAL, encoded by the exons ATGGATTcagactctcttcttcctctctctgaATCTCTTGAGCTCCCAGTCATAGATTTCTCCGATCAGAACTTAACACCAGGAACCTCAAAGTGGGATGAAGTGAAGGCTGATGTCCGTAAAGCGTTAGAAGACTACGGCTGCTTCCAAGCTTTCGTTGGCAAAGTGTCAAACATAGAGCTTACCAAGTCTGTTTTTGAAGCCATGGAAGAGCTATTCGATTTGCCGGTTCAGACCAAACAGAGAAACGTGTCGTCGAAACCCTTTCATGGGTATCTAAGTCACAATCTTTACCAGAGTTTAGGGATTGAAGAAGCTAATGATGCTGAGAAAGTTAACTATTTTACACAACAGCTATGGCCTGATCATGGAAACAAGAGTATTAG TGAGACGATGCACAAATTCGCAGAGCGATTAGTGGAACTGGATCTGATGGCGAGAAGAATGACAATGGAGAGTTTTGGGATAGAGAAGTACCTGGACGAACATCTGAACTCTACATATTATGTTCTTCGAATGATGAAGTATACAGCACCTCCTGATGACGATGTAGAAGAGACAAAGCTAGGTTTACTTTCTCATACCGACAAGAGCATTACAACAATACTTCATCAATATGAAGTTGATGGTTTGGAAATTAAGACCAAAGACAACAAATGGATCAAAGTGAAACCATCTCAACATTGTTTCATCATTATGGTTGGAGATTTTCTCTGT GCACTTTTGAATGGTAGATTGTATTCTCCAAATCACCGAGTCTTGATGACGGCAAAGAAGACAAGGTATTCGACTGCAATGTTCTTTGTTCCAAAACAAGGAGTTGTCATAGATGCACCTGAAGAACTTGTCGACCAAGAACATCCCCGTATGTTCAAACCCTTTGAGTATAATGAATTCATTAACTTCTTTCACTCGGAAGCTGGTCGTAAAGCTGAATCTGCTCTCCATGCTTTCTGTGCTCTCTGA
- the LOC103846947 gene encoding probable 2-oxoglutarate-dependent dioxygenase AOP1 isoform X1, which translates to MGHSIIYFLSTEAKKKTKEKKTSLISFNQRKTPKAKRMGADTPQLPVIYLSDQTLKPGSEKWVEVRSDVRKALEDYGGFEVSYDRVSEELKKSVLDAMIELFELPVEAKQRNVSPKPYTGYSTHNGLSESLGIQNSNVLEKVNEFTQLLRPDCEGNKSMSETIQNFSEKLAELDVMVRRMVIESFGIENYFDEHLKSTNYRLRLMKYVAPPDVDANVAVGTKDSDDGANTNTTANADADDIANGIAKVHIDDDADAKGDVCTGAGTNHNGDDVNTGDCANVKSNVDVGTNVSAKSSVGADVNTGTIDDVNANAGTRSSANVGVSDSVKANGGADDEEKKLGLPSHTDKNLLTVLYQYEIEGLEVLTKDEKWIRLKPSHNSFVVMAGDSLYALMNGRLSRPFHRVRVTERKKTRYSIALFSTPNGDYIIEPPKELVDEKHPRLFKPFTYVDLMSFYHTEAGRRARSTLHAYCAVSGA; encoded by the exons ATGGGACACTCCATCATTTACTTTCTCAGCAcggaagcaaaaaaaaaaactaaggaaAAGAAAACCAGCTTGATCTCTTTCAATCAAAGAAAGACTCCAAAG GCGAAAAGAATGGGTGCAGACACTCCTCAACTTCCAGTCATCTATCTCTCGGACCAAACCCTAAAACCAGGAAGTGAGAAGTGGGTTGAAGTGAGGAGTGATGTCCGTAAAGCTCTTGAAGACTACGGCGGTTTTGAGGTGTCATATGATAGAGTGTCAGAGGAGCTGAAGAAGTCAGTTTTGGATGCCATGATAGAGCTTTTCGAGTTACCAGTTGAGGCTAAACAGAGAAACGTGTCTCCGAAACCGTACACTGGATATTCAACTCATAATGGTCTCTCTGAGAGTCTAGGGATCCAGAATTCCAATGTTTTGGAGAAAGTTAACGAATTTACTCAACTGCTACGCCCTGATTGTGAGGGTAACAAGAGTATGAG CGAAACGATCCAGAATTTTTCAGAGAAGTTAGCAGAATTGGATGTAATGGTGAGAAGAATGGTCATAGAGAGCTTTGGGATAGAAAACTACTTTGATGAACACCTCAAGTCAACGAATTACCGTTTGCGACTGATGAAATATGTAGCACCACCTGATGTTGATGCTAATGTTGCGGTTGGTACTAAAGATTCTGATGATGGTGCTAATACGAATACAACTGCTAACGCTGATGCTGATGATATTGCTAATGGTATTGCTAAAGTTCATATTGATGACGATGCTGATGCCAAGGGTGACGTTTGCACTGGTGCTGGTACCAATCATAATGGTGATGACGTTAATACTGGTGATTGTGCTAATGTTAAGTCTAATGTCGACGTTGGTACTAATGTTAGTGCTAAATCTAGTGTTGGTGCTGATGTTAACACTGGCACTATTGATGATGTTAATGCTAATGCTGGTACTCGTAGTAGTGCTAATGTTGGCGTTAGTGATAGTGTTAAAGCTAATGGTGGCGCAGatgatgaggagaagaaattAGGTCTACCTTCTCATACTGATAAAAACCTTTTGACGGTACTTTATCAATATGAGATTGAAGGTTTGGAGGTGTTAACCAAAGATGAAAAGTGGATCAGGTTAAAACCATCTCATAACTCTTTCGTTGTTATGGCTGGAGATTCTCTATAT GCACTTATGAATGGTAGACTGTCTCGTCCGTTTCATAGAGTAAGAGTAACGGAAAGAAAGAAGACAAGGTATTCAATAGCATTGTTCTCGACTCCAAACGGAGATTACATCATCGAACCACCAAAAGAGCTTGTGGACGAGAAGCACCCACGTCTCTTCAAACCATTCACTTACGTTGACTTGATGAGTTTCTATCACACTGAGGCTGGTCGTAGAGCTCGTTCTACTCTTCACGCTTATTGTGCCGTCTCTGGAGCATAA
- the LOC103846947 gene encoding probable 2-oxoglutarate-dependent dioxygenase AOP1 isoform X2, with amino-acid sequence MGADTPQLPVIYLSDQTLKPGSEKWVEVRSDVRKALEDYGGFEVSYDRVSEELKKSVLDAMIELFELPVEAKQRNVSPKPYTGYSTHNGLSESLGIQNSNVLEKVNEFTQLLRPDCEGNKSMSETIQNFSEKLAELDVMVRRMVIESFGIENYFDEHLKSTNYRLRLMKYVAPPDVDANVAVGTKDSDDGANTNTTANADADDIANGIAKVHIDDDADAKGDVCTGAGTNHNGDDVNTGDCANVKSNVDVGTNVSAKSSVGADVNTGTIDDVNANAGTRSSANVGVSDSVKANGGADDEEKKLGLPSHTDKNLLTVLYQYEIEGLEVLTKDEKWIRLKPSHNSFVVMAGDSLYALMNGRLSRPFHRVRVTERKKTRYSIALFSTPNGDYIIEPPKELVDEKHPRLFKPFTYVDLMSFYHTEAGRRARSTLHAYCAVSGA; translated from the exons ATGGGTGCAGACACTCCTCAACTTCCAGTCATCTATCTCTCGGACCAAACCCTAAAACCAGGAAGTGAGAAGTGGGTTGAAGTGAGGAGTGATGTCCGTAAAGCTCTTGAAGACTACGGCGGTTTTGAGGTGTCATATGATAGAGTGTCAGAGGAGCTGAAGAAGTCAGTTTTGGATGCCATGATAGAGCTTTTCGAGTTACCAGTTGAGGCTAAACAGAGAAACGTGTCTCCGAAACCGTACACTGGATATTCAACTCATAATGGTCTCTCTGAGAGTCTAGGGATCCAGAATTCCAATGTTTTGGAGAAAGTTAACGAATTTACTCAACTGCTACGCCCTGATTGTGAGGGTAACAAGAGTATGAG CGAAACGATCCAGAATTTTTCAGAGAAGTTAGCAGAATTGGATGTAATGGTGAGAAGAATGGTCATAGAGAGCTTTGGGATAGAAAACTACTTTGATGAACACCTCAAGTCAACGAATTACCGTTTGCGACTGATGAAATATGTAGCACCACCTGATGTTGATGCTAATGTTGCGGTTGGTACTAAAGATTCTGATGATGGTGCTAATACGAATACAACTGCTAACGCTGATGCTGATGATATTGCTAATGGTATTGCTAAAGTTCATATTGATGACGATGCTGATGCCAAGGGTGACGTTTGCACTGGTGCTGGTACCAATCATAATGGTGATGACGTTAATACTGGTGATTGTGCTAATGTTAAGTCTAATGTCGACGTTGGTACTAATGTTAGTGCTAAATCTAGTGTTGGTGCTGATGTTAACACTGGCACTATTGATGATGTTAATGCTAATGCTGGTACTCGTAGTAGTGCTAATGTTGGCGTTAGTGATAGTGTTAAAGCTAATGGTGGCGCAGatgatgaggagaagaaattAGGTCTACCTTCTCATACTGATAAAAACCTTTTGACGGTACTTTATCAATATGAGATTGAAGGTTTGGAGGTGTTAACCAAAGATGAAAAGTGGATCAGGTTAAAACCATCTCATAACTCTTTCGTTGTTATGGCTGGAGATTCTCTATAT GCACTTATGAATGGTAGACTGTCTCGTCCGTTTCATAGAGTAAGAGTAACGGAAAGAAAGAAGACAAGGTATTCAATAGCATTGTTCTCGACTCCAAACGGAGATTACATCATCGAACCACCAAAAGAGCTTGTGGACGAGAAGCACCCACGTCTCTTCAAACCATTCACTTACGTTGACTTGATGAGTTTCTATCACACTGAGGCTGGTCGTAGAGCTCGTTCTACTCTTCACGCTTATTGTGCCGTCTCTGGAGCATAA